The Cellulomonas oligotrophica sequence GACCAGCGCCTGCACGGCGTCCGCCCCCCGCGCCTGGCGCAGCTCGCACGGGTCCATGCCCGAGGGCTCGACCGCCACGAACGTCTGCGCGCTGAACGACTGGTCCTCGCCGAACGCCCGCAGCGCGGCCTTCTGCCCCGCCGCGTCCCCGTCGAACGTGAAGACGATCTCCCCGCCCACCGACGTGCCGGCCGCGAGCTGCACGCCGCCCGCTCCCCCGGCGTCCCCGACGAGCCGCCGCACGATGCGCGCGTGGTCGGCGCCGAACGCCGTGCCGCACGTCGCCACGGCCGTGCGGATGCCCGACAGGTGCATCGCCATCACGTCCGTGTACCCCTCGACGACCACCACCTGCTTGGCCCGCGAGATCTCCCGCTTGGCCAGGTCGATGCCGTAGAGCACGTGGGACTTGCGGTAGAGCGGCGTCTCGGGGGTGTTGAGGTACTTCGGGCCGGAGTCCTCCTCGAGCAGCCGGCGCGCACCGAACCCCACGGTCTCGCCCGTGACCTCGCGGATCGGCCAGACCAGGCGCCCGCGGAACCGGTCGTACACGCCCCGCTGCCCCTGGCTGACCAGTCCCGACGCCGTCAGCTCGGCCTCGGTGAACCCGCGCCCGCGCAGGTGCCGCAGCAGCCCGTCCCAGCCCTGCGGCGCGAACCCGACGCCGAAGTCCTCCGCGGCCTGCCGGTCGAAGCCCCGCTCGGCGAGGAACGTCCGGGCGACCGCGGCCTGCGGCGTCAGCAGCTGCTCGCGGTAGAACTCCTCCGCGACGCCGTGCGCGTCCAGCAGCCGCCGCCGACGCCCCGGCTCCTCGCCCGGGCGGGTCGGGCCGCCGTCCTCGTACCGCACCTGCAGCCCCACCCGCGCGGCGAGGTGCTCGACCGCGTCCGTGAAGCCGAGCCCGTCGACCTTCTGCACGAAGTCGAGGACGTCCCCGCCCTCGCCGCACCCGAAGCAGTGGTACCGGCCCACCTGGGGGCGCACGTGGAACGACGGGGACCGCTCGTCGTGGAAGGGGCACAGGCCCTTGAGGGACCCCACGCCCGCGGGCTTGAGGGCGACGTGCGCGCCCACGACCTCCTCGATCCGGACGCGCTCGCGGACGGCCTCCACGTCCTCCCGCCGGATGCGTCCTGCCACGCCCTGGAGTCTAGGTCGTCGCCCGGGCGCGCCGGTCCCCGCGGCCGGCGGCGCCCCGGGCACGATGGCACCGACGCACGCACCCGGCACCCGTGGGTGCAGCTGTGTCGAGATCCGGCCGGCTCGCGCGTCGTGCCGGTGCCGGGGTCGGCGACGTGCCGCACCCCACGGACGAGGAGGTTCCCGTTGCAGTTCCTGATGCTCGTGTGCACCGACCAGCAGGGCGAGCCGGCGGCGCCCGGCGACCTGACCATCGAGGAGTGGGGCGCCGACGTCGACCGTCGCGGCGTGTGGCTCGCCGGCGACCGCCTGCGGCCCGCCGCCGACTCGCGCACCGTGCGCCGTCGCGGCGGCGCCACGCTGGTCACCGAGGGTCCGTTCGCGGAAGCCGCGGAGGTGATCGCCGGGTTCGACGTGCTGGAGTGCGCGAGCCTGGAGGAGGCCGTCGAGATCGCCGCGGCGCACCCGATGTCCCGGGCGGGGCGCATCGACCTGCGCCCGGTCTGGCCGCTGAGCCTGTGACCCACGGCCGGGGCCGACGCGCGGCACCCGCGCGTCAGCCCCGGCCGCGCACCAGCCGGGCGTGCAGGGCCAGCGCGGAGACGTCGGTCAGCGACGCGACCTGGTCGACGACGACCCGCAGCCGCGCCGCGTCGTCCGCGGCCGCGTGCCAGTCGGCGGCGAGCGGCGCCTCGAGCGCGTCGGGCCCCCGGTCGGTGAAGTACGTGACGAGGTCCGTGAGGACCTCGCGCTGCCGGTGGTACAGCGGCTCGAGCTCGCGCGGCGCCATGACGTACGCGACGGCGAGGCCCTTGAGCACGTGGATCTCCGCGACCGTCTCGGGCGGCACCACGAGCTCGGCGGCGTACCGCGTCAGCGGCCCGGGGCCGTAGCGCTCCCGGGTCGCCACCTGGGCGGCCTTCGCGAACCGGCCGATGAGCTGGCTCGTCGCGTCCTTCAGCCCCGCGAGCGCGCGCCGGGACCCGTCGAACCTCGGCTGCCACAGCTGCGCGGCCAGCAGCCGGTCCATCGCACCCTCGAGGTCGCCGGGGCCGACCTGGTCGCCGTACCAGGTCTCGATCGCGTCGACGACGCGGGCGCGCTCGGCGGGGACGGTGAGCACGTCGAGGTCGAACCGGCCGCCGACGACCGCGTCCTCGACGTCGTGCACGGAGTACGAGATGTCGTCGGCTAGGTCCATGACCTGCGCCTCGAGGCACTTGCGCCCGTCCGGGGCGTCCTGGCGCAGCCACGTGAACACCGGCAGGTCGTCCTCGTAGACGCCGAACTTGTGGGTGGGGCGCCCGGACGCGGGGCTGACGGGCCCCTGCCGGAACCGCCACGGGTACTTCACGGACGCGTCGAGGGACGCGCGCGTGAGGTTGAGGCCGACGGACGTGCCGTCGGCGTGCACGACCTTGGGCTCGAGCCGGGTGAGCAGCCGCAGGGTCTGGGCGTTGCCCTCGAACCCGCCGACGTCGCGGGCGATGGTCGCCAGGGCGCGCTCGCCGTTGTGCCCGAACGGGGGGTGCCCGAGGTCGTGCGCGAGGCACGCGGTGTCGACGACGTCGGGGTCGCAGCCCAGCGCCTTGGCGATCTCGCGGCCGACCTGGGCGACCTCGAGGGTGTGGGTGAGGCGGGTGCGCACGAAGTCGTCGGAGGACGGTCCGAGGACCTGCGTCTTGGCGCCGAGCCGGCGCAGCGCCGAGGAGTGCACGACGCGCGCCCGGTCGCGCTCGAACGGGGTGCGGGCCCCGGACTTGCGGCCCTCCTCGACCCAGCGCTCCCGGTCGGCGTCGGCGTACCCGTCGACGCCCGGTCGGGTGCGGTCGGGTGCGGTCACGTGCCCAGGGTAGAGGCTCGTCGGGGCACCGCCCGGTGGCGTCCGGCGGCGTCGACGGTGGTCAGCGCACGCGCCAGACCTGCACGCCGGGGCCGTCGCCGGGCAGGCGCAGCACGGGTCCGCGGTCCGGGCCGGTGCCCTCGACCCGGGGCAGCGCGGCGCCGCCGTAGAGGTTCTCCGCGCCGTCGGGGGCGAGCCACGCGGGCAGCTCGGCGCCGGGCCACGGGGCGCGCGCGGCGAGCACGAGGACGCGCTCGTCGGCGGTCTCGCGGACGAACGCCAGGGCGTCGTCGGTGACGACGGCCCAGCGCAGGCCGCCCTCGCGCAGGGCCCGCGAGGAGCGGCGCAGCGCGATCAGCCGCTGGTAGGTCGCGAACGTCGCGGCGTCCCAGCGGGGTCCGCCGCCGGCGTCGACGTCGGCCCACGGCATGGGCACGCGCGCGTGCTCCCCGGTGGTGCCGGTCAGCCCGCCCTCGTCGCCGGCGAAGACCACCGGTGTGCCGGGGTAGGTGAGCAGCAGGCCGGCGGCGACCTCCTGGAGCTCGCGGGTGCCGACGACGGTGCGGGTGCGCGGGGTGTCGTGGGAGGCGAGCAGGTTCCACTGGTGCGTGGTGACAGCCCACGGCACGGCGGCGTCGAAGTCGCGCATGGTGGCCACGACGTCGGGCCCGGGGCGGCGCGGCAGCGGGACGTCCAGCCCGAGGGTCGGGGTGCGGCCGGCGGGGTCGGCCAGCCACGTCCACACCGGGCGGCTGAACCCGGAGTAGTTCATGTTGGCGTGCCAGCCGCCGGCGCCCATGTCCGTGCCCGCGTCGTGGAAGTGCTCGGAGACGAGCACCGCGTCGGGGTTCACCGCCCGCATGGTGGCGCGGATGGTCCGGGCGACCTCGTGGGTGCGGTCGTCGGCGCCGTACCGCCCGGTCATGTTGGCGACGTCGATGCGCCAGCCGTCGAGCGCGACGGGCCCGCGCAGCCAGCGGGCGACGACCGAGTCGTCGCCCGCGGTCAGGCGCCGGGCCAGGCCGGGGGCGCCGTGGTCGAGCTTGGGCAGCGAGCGGTGGCCGAGCCAGCCCACGTAGCCGGGGTCCTGCGCGGTCCAGTAGTAGAAGGACCGCTCCTCGCTCGTGGGGTCGGCGAGGGCGCGGCGGAACCAGTCGTGGCCGGCGCCGGTGTGGTTGGTCGTCAGGTCCCCCACGATCCGCATGCCGCGCGCGTGCACGGCCGCGGACAGTGCGACGAGCGCGTCGTCGCCGCCCAGGAGGGGGTCGACGTGGTCGAAGGTCGTCGCGTCGTACCGGTGGTTGGAGCGGCCGGGGAAGACGGGGGTGAGGTACAGGGTGTCGACGCCGAGGCGCTGGAGGTGGTCGAGGCGGTCCTGGACGCCGCGCAGGTCGCCGCCGGCGAGCTGGCGGCCGGTGTCGCCGGTGGCGACGGGCTCGTCGTCCCAGCCCATCGGGGTGGCCCAGCCGGGCAGCGCGCGGACGTCGGCCTGCGCGGAGCGGGCGAAGCGGTCGGGGAACACCTGGTAGACGACCGCGTCGTGCAGCCAGGCCGGGGCGGCGTCGTGCACGGACAGGCGGTGGTCGTGGGCGTCGGTGACGTCGCGGGCGTGCACGCCGCGCTGGTTGAGCCACCGGTACCCGCCGGGCTCGTCGAGCAGCAACCGGTAGCCGGTGACGGGGTTGTGCACGCGCACCGTGGCCTCGTACCAGCGCTCGTGCGCGTCGGCGCGGTCGAGGCGGGCGGGCACGGTGCGGGGCTCGCCGTCCTCGACGACCCGCAGCCAGACGGCGCGCTCGGCACCGCCGGCCGGGACGCGCACCCGCACCGGCACCTCGTCGCCGAGGGCGGGCGTGCCCGGCGGCACGTAGAGCTCCGAGCCGTCGTGGTGCGGGTCGTCGAGCAGGTGGGGCACGGGTGCGGTGCTCACCCCTTGACCGACCCGGCGGTCAGGCCCGAGACGATGTACTTCTGCAGGAAGAGGAACAGCAGCACCACGGGGATCGCGGCGAGCACGGCACCGGCGGCGAACAGACCCCAGCGGGCGGTCCGCTCGTCGGCGGCCCAGTAGTAGAGGCCGAGCGCGAGCGTGTACTCCTGCGGGCGCTGCAGCACCACCTTGGCGATGATGAACTCCCCGAAGCTGCCGATGAACGACAGCAGCCCGACGACGGCGAGGATCGGCGCGACCAGGCGCAGGATGATCGTCCAGAAGATCTGCCCGTGGGTGGCGCCGTCGATCTTGGCCGCCTCGTCGAGCTCGCGCGGGACGGTGTTGAAGAACCCGTACATGAGGAACGCGTTGACCCCGAGCGCACCGCCCAGGTAGACCGCGACCAGGCCGAGCCGGCTGTTGAGGCCGAGCGCGGGGAACACGTCGCCGATCGACAGCAGCAGCAGGAAGACGGCGACGAACGCGAGCATCTGCGGGAACATCTGCACCAGCAGCAGGAAGGTCAGCCCGCCGCGGCGCCCCGTGAAGCGGAACCGGGAGAACGCGTAGGCGGCGGCCGAGCCCATGAGCACGGTGCCGACCGACGTGGCCGTGCACACCACGAGGGAGCCGACGAACCAGCCGCCGTACCCCCGGCCCCACAGATCGGCGTAGTTCTGCAGGTCGACGGTGCGGAACAGGTCGTTGGAGCCGGTGAGCGTGCCGCCGGGGTTCAGCGATGCCGACACCACGTACACCAGCGGCAGCACGCAGACCGCGATCATCACGACGCCGACGACGTGCCGCCAGCCGACCTCGGCCCACCAGCGCCTCCCCCGCAGGACCGGTGCGGACGCGGTGCGGGACATCAGATCTCCTCCAGGGTGCGGGTGCGCCGGAACCCGAGCCAGGACACGACCCCGACGACGACGAAGATGAGGATCGACAGCGCGCTGGCCAGCCCGTACTGCTTGGTCCCGCTCTCGAAGGCCACGGAGTAGACCATCGAGATGAGGATGTCGGTGTGGCCCACGACCACCGGCGTGCCGACGAAGTTCGGGCCGCCGCCGGTGAGCATGTAGATCAGCGAGAAGTTGTTGAAGTTGAAGGCGAACGACGAGATCAGCAGCGGCGCGACCGACACCATGAGCAGCGGCAGCGTGACCGAGCGCAGGATCCGGGCGGGCCCGGCGCCGTCGATGCGGGCGGCCTCGATCGTGTCCGCCGGGATGGACTGCAGCGCTCCGGTGCAGACCAGGAACATGTAGGGGAAGCCGAGCCACAGGTTGACCAGGACGATCGACACCTTGGCCAGCCACGGGTCCTGCAGCCACGGCACCTGGGCACCGCCGAGCAGGACCTCGTTGACGAACCCGAACTTCTCGTTGAGCATCCCGCGCCACACGAGCGCCGAGAGGAACCCGGGGAACGCGTACGGGAGGATCAGCAGCGACCGGTAGACCTTGCGCCCGCGCACCCGCGCGTCGTTGAAGACGATCGCGAGGAACAGCCCGAGCGCGAAGGTCGTGACGACCGACAGGAACGCGAACGCGAACGTCCACGCGGTGATCTGCACGAACGGGCCCGACAGCCGGGAGTCGGTGAAGGCGCGCGTGAAGTTGTCCAGGCCGACGCCGACCCGCCAGCCGGGCGTCAGGACGGTGCCGTCCGCGGAGACGAAGTTCCCGCCGTCCGAGGGCGCGTACGTGGTGCCGTCGACGGTGTCGACGAACGTGTCCGTGGCCTCGTCGTACGCCAGGGTGGGCCGGAACACGTACCCGGTCGAGCCGTCCTGGGTGCGCACGGAGCCGTCCGCCGGGTCGTCGGAGAACGGCACCCGCAGCACCGTGACCTCGTCCTGGCGGCCGGCGACGTCGACGAACTGCAGGACGTCCCACCCGGGGACGGCGGTGACGCGACCGGCCTCGACGGTCGCGTCGGGCGCGGGCGCGAGCGGCTGCTGCGCGGTGCCGACCTCGACGACGCCCTCCTGGACGACCGCGAAGCCCAGCTCGCCGTCGCGCTCCACGACGCTCAGCGGCAGGGTCGGCGACCCCTCGACGCGGGTCTCGTTCTGCTCGGCGATCGAGGCGATCGCGTCCTGCTTCGTCGAGTTGTGGCCGTCGCCGTAGTTGGTGAAGGCGACCCAGCCCGTGTAGGCCATGGTGAAGATCTGGTACACGAGCAGGAGGACCAGGCCGGGCACGAGGTACTTGGCCGGCAGCGCCCGCGGCGAGAAGTACGCCCAGTTGACGACCACGAGGGCCAGCACCAGGAAGGCCACGATCCCCCACGACGCGACCGCGGCGGCGGCGAGGACGCCGTAGACGCCGAGCGCGTCGACCGTGGCCACCAGGGCGAGCTTGACGAAGAAGCCGGGGCTCGGCCGGCGGCGGGCGTGCGGGGTGACGGTGCCGCCGCCGAGGGTCGGCGGGGGCGCGGCCGTGGTGACGGCCTGCGGGTCGCTCATGCGGGTCCTCCGGGCGGGCGCGGTGCGCGCGGGGCGTGCGAGGGGGAAGGTGCTGGTCGGCGGGGCGCGGGTGCCCGCGCCGGAGCACGACCCGGCCCGCGGGACGACGTGTCCCGCGGGCCGGGTCGGGTCGGTCAGGCCTGGTCGATCGCGTCCTGGATGGTGCCGACCATGGCCTCCCACGCGGAGGCGGGGTCGCCGGCCTGGCCGCCCACGATCTGCGCCTGCGTGGCGCCCCACGACGCCCACACCGAGCTCATCGCGGGGATGGCGGGCATGGGGGCGCCGGTCGCGCCGGCCTCGTTGAAGCCCTGCAGGATCGGGTCGTCGACCTTCTCGGCCGACGCCGTCAGGGCCGGCATGCGGCCGCCCTCGGTGTAGAGCATGTCCTGGGCCTCCTCGGTGGCGAGGAAGTTCACGACGAGCTCGTTGGCGAGCACGGGGTTGGCCGACTTGGCCGAGACGAACACGCCCTGGACGCCGACGAACGGCTGCGCGGGCTCACCGCCGGCGCTCGGCACCGGCAGCACCGAGATCTCCATGCCGGCCTCGAGGAACGCGGACGTGTTCCACGGCCCGGTGATGATGTAGGGCGCCTGGCCGTCGAGGAACGCCTGCTTGGCCTTGTCGCCGTCGATCGCGAGGTCGAGGACCTGCTCCTGCCCGAGCTTGGCCAGGTAGGCGGCGAACGCGTCGCCGGCCTCGCCGCCCAGAGCCAGGGTGTCGGTGTACGACCCGTCGGCGGTGGACTCGAACACCGGGGCGCCGAAGGACGTCTGCAGCGGGTACAGGTGGTACGGGTCGGACGCGTCGCCCTGCTGGATCAGGACCGAGAAGTCCGTCCCGGCCTCCTTGGCCTCCGCGACGAGCTCGTCGAAGGTCGTGGCGGTGGTGTCGGGGTCGAGCGCGTCGTTGCGCACGAGCGCGATGTTCTCGATGGAGATCGGGGTGCCGTAGGTCGCGCCGTCGTAGGTGACGCCGGCGATCGCCGCCGGGGAGAACGCGGCCGCCTGGTCGCCGAGCTCGAGGGGCGCGACGACGCCGTTGTTGACCCACTCGCCGAGCCCGTCGTGCGCCGAGACGATGACGTCCGGGCCCTCGCCGGTGGGCGCCTGGGCGACGAAGTCCTTGCCGATGTCGCCCGAGGCCTTCTGCACGAGCTCGACCTCGACACCGGTCTTCGCGGTGAACGCGGCGACGACGGGTTCCATCTCGGTGATGCGGGTGTCGTCGACCCACATCGTCAGGGTGCCCTCGGCGGTGGCGGCCCCCTCGGTGGTCGCCTCCGCCTCCTCGCCCGAGCCGGACGAGCAGGCGGCGAGGGCGAGGGTGAGCCCCAGCGCCGCCGCGGTGGTCGGGATGCTCCGTCGCATCGTGTGTCTCCCGGATGGTTCACGGTGGTTCGCCCCGTGCGGCCGGCCCGTGGGCCTGGCCGACGCTGGCCTGATGAAACGGACCGTAACGGCGTTGCGTATGCAGTTGCAAGTCGTTACCGTAACGATCCGGCAGCGGTGCCCGACGTCCTCGTCGGCCCGCCGGACGCCCGGTCCGGGACCGGGAACGGGCCGACACCCACGGACGAGGACGAGGAGGCTCGGTGCACCCCAGTACGCTGCCGCATGTGCGGACCAGACTGACCGACCTCGCCGAGCAGGCGGGCGTGAGCACCGCGACCGTCTCGCGTGTGCTCAACGGGAAGCACGGCGTGTCCGCGCAGGCCCGCCAGGCGGTCCTCGCCGCGCTCGACGTGCTGGGCTACGAGCGCCCGGAGAAGCTGCGGATGCGCTCGGCCGGACTCGTCGGACTCGTCGTCCCCGAGCTGACGAACCCGGTGTTCCCCGCGTTCGCGCAGGTCATCGAGACGATGCTCACGGACCGCGGCTACACCCCGCTGCTGTGCACGCAGTCACCGGGCGGCACCACCGAGGACCAGTACGTCGAGCTGCTGCTCGAGCACGGCGTCGACGGGATCCTGTTCGTGTCGGGGCTGCACGCCGACACGTCCGCCGGCAAGGAGCGGTACCACCGCCTGCGCGGGCGCGGCATCCCGGTCGTGCTCGTCAACGGGTTCGCCGAGGGCGTCGACGCGCCGTCCGTCTCCACCGACGACGCCGCGGCGATGCAGCAGGCGTTCCGGCACCTCTACCAGCTCGGGCACCGGCGCATCGGCCTGGCCGTCGGCCCCACCCGGTTCGTGCCGTCCCGCCGCAAGCGCGACGCGTTCGTCGCCCTGCTCACCGAGCACCTGGGCGTCACCGACCCCGACGCGCACGTCGTCTCGACCCTGTTCACCGTCGAGGGCGGGCAGGCCGCGGCCGCCGAGCTGTTCGCCTCGGGGCACACCGCGGTGGTCTGCGGGTCCGACCTCATGGCGCTCGGCGCCGTGCGCGCCGCCCGCAGCATGGGCCTGTCCGTGCCGGAGGACGTGTCCGTCGTCGGGTTCGACGACTCGCCCCTGATCGCCTTCACCGACCCGCCCCTGACCACCGTGCGCCAGCCGGTCGCCGCGATGGGACACGCCGCCGTCTCCGCGCTCGTCGCGGAGATCACCGGCAACCGTGCCGCCCGCGCCGAGCTGCTGTTCCACCCCGAGCTGGTGGTGCGCGGCTCGACCGGCGCCGCCCCGGCAGCCGCCGCGGACGACGCGGTCACGCCCACCGCGGACGCGAACGCCTGAGCCGCAGGGCCGCACCGGCCCAGCAGACCGCCCCCCAGCCCCAGCCCCGCACGCCCCCAGCACGGCCGGCACACCCGGCCGTCCCGGCGACGCCGCCGACCCCTCCCCGCACCCGACGAGAGGCACGTCCCCCGTGACCACGCAGACCCTCCCCGACACGCTCGTGCACCGCCCGGACGGTGACGACAGCCCGTGGTGGCGGCACGCCGTCATCTACCAGGTGTACCCGCGGTCCTTCGCGGACGGCGACGGCGACGGCGTCGGCGACCTGCCCGGCATCACCGCACGCCTCGACCACCTGGTCGACCTCGGTGTCGACGCCGTGTGGCTGTCGCCCTTCTACCGCTCGCCGCAGGCCGACGCCGGGTACGACGTCGCCGACTACCGCGACGTCGACCCCCTGTTCGGCACGCTCGCCGACGCCGACGCCCTCGTGGCCCGCGCGCACGCCCTCGGCCTGCGCGTCGTCGTCGACCTCGTGCCGAACCACACGTCGGACGAGCACGCGTGGTTCGTCGAGGCCCTCGCCGCCGCCCCCGGGTCGCCGGCCCGCGAGCGCTACCTGTTCCGCGACGGCCGCGGGCCGGACGGCGCCGAGCCCCCGAACAACTGGGAGTCGATCTTCGGCGGCCCCGCGTGGACCCGGACGACCGACGCCGACGGCACGCCGGGCCAGTGGTACCTGCACCTGTTCGACGCCAAGCAGCCGGACCTCAACTGGGAGAACCCCGAGGTCCGCGCCGAGTTCGAGGACGTGCTGCGGTTCTGGCTGGACCGGGGCGTGGACGGGTTCCGTGTCGACGTCGCGCACGGCATGGTCAAGGAGCCGGGGCTGCCGGACTGGCACGGGCACGTGTCGATGATCGAGGGCACCGACGACGCGGACGCGACCGAGGCGGTCGACGGGTCCGGCAACCACGGGCCGATGTTCGACCAGGACGGCGTGCACGAGATCTACCGGGCGTGGCGTGCGGTGCTGGACGAGTACGCGGGGCGCGCGATGGTCGCGGAGGCGTGGGTCGAGCCGCTGTCGCGCCTGGCCCGGTACGTGCGGCCGGACGAGATGCACCAGGCCTTCAACTTCGCGTTCCTGGCCGCCGGGTGGCACGGGCCGTCGCTGCGCCGGGTGATCGCCGCGTCGTTCGCCGCGAACGACGCGGTGGGTGCGCCGACCACGTGGGTGATGTCGAACCACGACGTGGTGCGGCACGCGTCGCGCCTGGGCCTGTCGGACCCGACGCACCGGCCCAACGGCATCGGCGCGGGCGACGAGCAGCCCGACGCCGCGCTGGGGCTGCACCGGGCGCGGGCCGCGACGCTGCTCATGCTGGGCCTGCCGGGGTCGGCGTACCTGTACCAGGGCGAGGAGCTGGGCCTGCCCGACCACACGTCGCTCGACGACGACCTGCGCCAGGACCCGGCGTTCTTCCGCACCGGGGGCGCCGAGCGCGGCCGCGACGGGTGCCGGGTGCCGCTGCCGTGGGAGGGCGACGCGCCGGGCCTGGGCTTCTCGCCGACCGGGGCGACGTGGCTGCCCCAGCCGGCGGCGTGGGCCGACCTCGCCGCCGACCGGCAGCGCGGGGTCGAGGGCTCGACGCTCGAGCTCTACAAGGCCGCGCTGCGCCTGCGCCGGGAGCGCGCGCTGGGCAGCGGCGGCATGGCGTGGCTGCCGGAGGTGACGGACGAGCACGTGCTCGCGTTCCGCAACGGCGACGTCGTGGTGGTCGCGAACCTCTCCGAGGACGACCACCCGCTGCCCGCGGACGCGCCGGTGCTGCTGGCCTCCGACCCGCTGGGCGGCACGGCCGCGGCCCCGGTGCTGCCCGCCGGGACGACCGTGTGGCTGCGCGCGCAGGACTGACCTGCCGGTGTCACGCGACGGTGGCCTCGACCGCGTGCTCGACCACGCGGGACAGGCCGCCGTCGCGGGCCCAGCGGCGCTGCTCGGCGGCGCCCGTGCCCCGCACCCACACGGCGCCGAGGAGCTCGGCGACGAGCGCCGAGTCACCGGTCTCGTCGAGCGCGGGACCGACGTGGTCGAGCAGGGCCCGCACCCCGGCCTGGGCGCTGACGGGCGCGAACGCGGGCGGGACCACGAGCTCGGACGTCAGCCCGGACCGGCCGGCCCGCCAGCTCGCGGCGCGCAGGAGCTCCTCGCGGTCGGTCGCCGGGGGGACGCCGTCGGCCGCCTCCCGCGCCGCGGTCTCCACGAGCGCCCGGGTCAGCGCGGCGACGAGGAGCGCGTCGTCGGCCCGCAGGCACACGTCGGCGACCCGGACC is a genomic window containing:
- a CDS encoding YciI family protein gives rise to the protein MQFLMLVCTDQQGEPAAPGDLTIEEWGADVDRRGVWLAGDRLRPAADSRTVRRRGGATLVTEGPFAEAAEVIAGFDVLECASLEEAVEIAAAHPMSRAGRIDLRPVWPLSL
- a CDS encoding sugar ABC transporter permease; protein product: MSRTASAPVLRGRRWWAEVGWRHVVGVVMIAVCVLPLVYVVSASLNPGGTLTGSNDLFRTVDLQNYADLWGRGYGGWFVGSLVVCTATSVGTVLMGSAAAYAFSRFRFTGRRGGLTFLLLVQMFPQMLAFVAVFLLLLSIGDVFPALGLNSRLGLVAVYLGGALGVNAFLMYGFFNTVPRELDEAAKIDGATHGQIFWTIILRLVAPILAVVGLLSFIGSFGEFIIAKVVLQRPQEYTLALGLYYWAADERTARWGLFAAGAVLAAIPVVLLFLFLQKYIVSGLTAGSVKG
- the dnaG gene encoding DNA primase, with product MAGRIRREDVEAVRERVRIEEVVGAHVALKPAGVGSLKGLCPFHDERSPSFHVRPQVGRYHCFGCGEGGDVLDFVQKVDGLGFTDAVEHLAARVGLQVRYEDGGPTRPGEEPGRRRRLLDAHGVAEEFYREQLLTPQAAVARTFLAERGFDRQAAEDFGVGFAPQGWDGLLRHLRGRGFTEAELTASGLVSQGQRGVYDRFRGRLVWPIREVTGETVGFGARRLLEEDSGPKYLNTPETPLYRKSHVLYGIDLAKREISRAKQVVVVEGYTDVMAMHLSGIRTAVATCGTAFGADHARIVRRLVGDAGGAGGVQLAAGTSVGGEIVFTFDGDAAGQKAALRAFGEDQSFSAQTFVAVEPSGMDPCELRQARGADAVQALVASRQPLFAFVIRSTLDAHDLRTAEGRVAALRAAAPVVAGIRDTALRPEYERLLAGWLGMDDQAAVRRAVAGASRRPVRPSGPGREPDRRGGPRDAAPEPVPVARMAAPDRRDPVAQVERTALEVALQHPALVPEEFDALAPDAFAAPAYRAVHEAVRAAGGVAAGRALVAAAGGEDASGWVGAVLEEAAEPVRPLVTELSVAPMPEDRPEMVGGYVRGVVLRLVEIGYTRHIAELRGRLQRMDATVDPVAYNAAFAALLDVETRRRSLRESA
- a CDS encoding sugar ABC transporter substrate-binding protein, which codes for MRRSIPTTAAALGLTLALAACSSGSGEEAEATTEGAATAEGTLTMWVDDTRITEMEPVVAAFTAKTGVEVELVQKASGDIGKDFVAQAPTGEGPDVIVSAHDGLGEWVNNGVVAPLELGDQAAAFSPAAIAGVTYDGATYGTPISIENIALVRNDALDPDTTATTFDELVAEAKEAGTDFSVLIQQGDASDPYHLYPLQTSFGAPVFESTADGSYTDTLALGGEAGDAFAAYLAKLGQEQVLDLAIDGDKAKQAFLDGQAPYIITGPWNTSAFLEAGMEISVLPVPSAGGEPAQPFVGVQGVFVSAKSANPVLANELVVNFLATEEAQDMLYTEGGRMPALTASAEKVDDPILQGFNEAGATGAPMPAIPAMSSVWASWGATQAQIVGGQAGDPASAWEAMVGTIQDAIDQA
- a CDS encoding ABC transporter permease subunit, with the protein product MSDPQAVTTAAPPPTLGGGTVTPHARRRPSPGFFVKLALVATVDALGVYGVLAAAAVASWGIVAFLVLALVVVNWAYFSPRALPAKYLVPGLVLLLVYQIFTMAYTGWVAFTNYGDGHNSTKQDAIASIAEQNETRVEGSPTLPLSVVERDGELGFAVVQEGVVEVGTAQQPLAPAPDATVEAGRVTAVPGWDVLQFVDVAGRQDEVTVLRVPFSDDPADGSVRTQDGSTGYVFRPTLAYDEATDTFVDTVDGTTYAPSDGGNFVSADGTVLTPGWRVGVGLDNFTRAFTDSRLSGPFVQITAWTFAFAFLSVVTTFALGLFLAIVFNDARVRGRKVYRSLLILPYAFPGFLSALVWRGMLNEKFGFVNEVLLGGAQVPWLQDPWLAKVSIVLVNLWLGFPYMFLVCTGALQSIPADTIEAARIDGAGPARILRSVTLPLLMVSVAPLLISSFAFNFNNFSLIYMLTGGGPNFVGTPVVVGHTDILISMVYSVAFESGTKQYGLASALSILIFVVVGVVSWLGFRRTRTLEEI
- a CDS encoding deoxyguanosinetriphosphate triphosphohydrolase, with amino-acid sequence MTAPDRTRPGVDGYADADRERWVEEGRKSGARTPFERDRARVVHSSALRRLGAKTQVLGPSSDDFVRTRLTHTLEVAQVGREIAKALGCDPDVVDTACLAHDLGHPPFGHNGERALATIARDVGGFEGNAQTLRLLTRLEPKVVHADGTSVGLNLTRASLDASVKYPWRFRQGPVSPASGRPTHKFGVYEDDLPVFTWLRQDAPDGRKCLEAQVMDLADDISYSVHDVEDAVVGGRFDLDVLTVPAERARVVDAIETWYGDQVGPGDLEGAMDRLLAAQLWQPRFDGSRRALAGLKDATSQLIGRFAKAAQVATRERYGPGPLTRYAAELVVPPETVAEIHVLKGLAVAYVMAPRELEPLYHRQREVLTDLVTYFTDRGPDALEAPLAADWHAAADDAARLRVVVDQVASLTDVSALALHARLVRGRG
- a CDS encoding glycoside hydrolase family 13 protein, whose product is MSTAPVPHLLDDPHHDGSELYVPPGTPALGDEVPVRVRVPAGGAERAVWLRVVEDGEPRTVPARLDRADAHERWYEATVRVHNPVTGYRLLLDEPGGYRWLNQRGVHARDVTDAHDHRLSVHDAAPAWLHDAVVYQVFPDRFARSAQADVRALPGWATPMGWDDEPVATGDTGRQLAGGDLRGVQDRLDHLQRLGVDTLYLTPVFPGRSNHRYDATTFDHVDPLLGGDDALVALSAAVHARGMRIVGDLTTNHTGAGHDWFRRALADPTSEERSFYYWTAQDPGYVGWLGHRSLPKLDHGAPGLARRLTAGDDSVVARWLRGPVALDGWRIDVANMTGRYGADDRTHEVARTIRATMRAVNPDAVLVSEHFHDAGTDMGAGGWHANMNYSGFSRPVWTWLADPAGRTPTLGLDVPLPRRPGPDVVATMRDFDAAVPWAVTTHQWNLLASHDTPRTRTVVGTRELQEVAAGLLLTYPGTPVVFAGDEGGLTGTTGEHARVPMPWADVDAGGGPRWDAATFATYQRLIALRRSSRALREGGLRWAVVTDDALAFVRETADERVLVLAARAPWPGAELPAWLAPDGAENLYGGAALPRVEGTGPDRGPVLRLPGDGPGVQVWRVR